The genomic DNA CGTCGTGGAAACCCGGACGGCTGATCAGGCGCAGCGTGGTCAAACCGGCCGCCATCGCCAGCGGGTTACCCGACAGGGTGCCTGCCTGATACACCGGGCCCAGCGGCGCGATGCGCTCCATGATTTCACGCTTGCCGCCGAAGCAGCCGACCGGCATGCCGCCGCCGATGATCTTGCCGAACGTGGTCAGATCCGGGTTCACGCCGTAGTACGCCTGGGCACCGCCGAGGGCAACACGGAAACCGGTCATCACTTCGTCGAAAATCAGCACCACGCCATGTTTGTCGCACAGTGAACGCAGGCCTTCGAGGAAACCCGGCGCCGGCGGCACGCAATTCATGTTGCCGGCCACTGGCTCGACGATGATGCACGCAACGTCCTGGCCGACTTCGCCGAGCATCTTCTCGACAGCGTCGATGTCGTTGAACGGCAGGGTCAGGGTGTGTTTGGCGAATGCCGCCGGCACGCCGGCCGAACTTGGCACGCCTTGGGTCAGTGCGCCGGAACCGGCCTTGACCAGCAGGCTGTCGGAGTGACCGTGGTAGCAGCCTTCGAACTTGATGATGCTGTCACGGCCGGTGTAGCCACGGGCCAGACGGATCGCACTCATGGTCGCTTCGGTGCCGGAGCTGACCATGCGCACCATGTCCATCGATGGCACCAGCGAGCAGACCAGATCGGCCATCTCGGTTTCCATCGCGGTCGGCGCGCCGTAAGACAAGCCGTGTTGTAGCTGATTGCGCACGGCGTCCAGCACGTCCGGGTGGCTGTGGCCGAGGATCATCGGGCCCCACGAGCCAACGTAATCGACATAACGCTTGTCGTCTTCGTCGGTCACGTAAGCGCCTTCGGCATGCTTGAAGAACAGCGGCGTGCCGCCAACGCTCTTGAACGCGCGAACCGGCGAGTTCACGCCACCGGGGATGTGTTTCTGGGCATTGGCAAACAGGGTTTCGGAACGAGACATGATCGGGCTCTCAAATCAGACTTTCAGTAATTCGTTGAATGCGCGGGCGCGGCGGGTCACTTCGGCAGTGCTTTGCGCGCCGAACAGGCCATGGACCACGGCCAGCAGATCGACACCGTGGGCCACCAGCGGCTCAGCGTTATCGAGGGTGATGCCACCAATCGCGCAGATCGGCAGATGCAGTTTGCGCTTGGCTTCGTCTAGCAGGTCGAGGCCGCAGGTCGGTGCGCCGGGCTTGGTGTTGGAGTTGAAGAAGCGGCCGAAGGCGACGTAGCTCGCGCCTTCTTTGGCGGCTTGTTCTGCCAGATCGATCTGCGCGTGGCAGGTCGAACCGATAATCGCCTTGGAACCGAGCAGGGCGCGGGTCGGCGACAACGGGCCGTCGGTCTGGCCCAGGTGCACACCGACGTTGAGGCGCGCGGCCAGTTCGGCGTCATCGTTGATGATCAACTGCGTCTTGTAGCGCTCGCACAGATCACGCAGCGCTTCGGCCTCGCGCAGACGGCGGGCCTCGTCGCTGCTCTTGTCGCGGTATTGCAGCAGGGTGACGCCGCCTTCCAGCGCCGCCTCCACGTACGACAGAAACTTCCCGGCCAGCAATTGGCTGTCGGTAATGGCATACAGGCCACGTAGTTTCATCAGGCAGACCTCACGACGTTACGAGCAGAAATCCAGCGGCAGGCGACGCGGTACGAACTGGCCTTTGCCCAGTTGTTCGGCATCGCGCAGGGTACGCCAGGTGTAATCCAGTGCGCTGCGTACCGCGCTGGCGAGATTTTCACCTTGCGCCAGACGACCGGCCAGGGCACTGGCCAGGGTGCAACCGGAACCGTGATAGCTGCCCGGTAAACGCTGGCAGTAAAAGGTTTCACGCAGACCGTCGCGGCTATATAGACGATTGTGAATTTCAGTTTCGTCGCCATGCCCGCCGGTGATCAGCAGGTTTTTGACGAACGGCAGGAGTTTTTCCGCGCACTCGTCGGCGGTGCCTTCGGGCAGTTCGGCGAGGATGCGGGCTTCTGGAAGGTTGGGGGTGGCAATGATCGACAGTGGCAGCAGACGCTCACGCATCGCATAACCGACTTCGTCCTTGCCCAGGCGTCCGCCGCCGCCGCCGGCGCGCAGCACCGGGTCGCAGACCACCGGCAAGTGCGGGTGCGCCGTAAGCAGTTCGACAACGGTGTCGACCATTTCCAGCGAACCGAGCATGCCTAGTTTGACCGCCGCGACTTCGGAGTCGTTGAGCACGGCATTGGCCTGGGCCAATACCCACTCACGGTCGAGGACGCGGAAGTCAGTGACGTTGACGGTGTCTTGCACGGTCAGGGCGGTGACGGCCGGAGCCGCATGGCAACCCTGCGCGAGCAGGGCTTCGATATCTGCCTGCAAGCCGGCGCCACCACTGGGGTCGTGGCCGGAGAGACAGAGGACAACGGGGCGGGAGCTGTAGATATTCATGGTGCGCGAGCTTACCACCAAACCTGATTTTTCGGTTCAGTGCCGTTGTGCCTGGCGGATAACCCGGTCAGAGAATGCTGACCGGTTTGTCACAACCTGACCAACTCAACAGCTCTAGCTCGGTGCTTTACTCTGAAACGCCCGTTCTAGAGCCTTTGTAGGAAAAATTTCGATGGTGCTCAATGGCCATCAACGGCTATGCTAGTCTGGATCCAAACCAATAACAGGTAATACCGGTTTTACGTCTACTCAAAGGGAATGGGGGGCTTCCTGACACAACCGGACGAGCCACGCTGGGGCTTCAATGCGCTATTTGCTGATGTTGTTGTTCTGCTTGCCCCTCCTGGCGAGCGCCGTCGAATTCGACGAATTCACCCAGAGCCTCCCGCTGGGCCGGTCACTGCAAGTGTTCGAAGACCCGAGCGGTCAGGCGAGCATTGCCGAGGTTCGCGCGCAGGCGACTGCCGGCAATTTCAAAGCCCACGATAAAGCCACGCTCAACGCCGGTTACTCGCGTTCGGCGTTCTGGCTGAAAATCGACCTGCATTACCACCCAAGCAACCCGGCCGCACGGCGCTCGTGGCTGCTGGAGCTGGCTTATCCGCCGCTCGACCGTCTCGACCTGTATATGGCCGACGACAGTGGCGAATATCGCTTGATCCGGCAAACCGGCGATGCCTTGCCCTTCGCCAGTCGCGAGATTCGCCAGAACAATTACCTGTTCGACCTGGCCTTCGAACCCGATCAACAGCGCACAATCTATTTGCGACTGGCCAGCGAAGGCTCGATCCAGGCACCAGTGACGTTGTGGTCAAGCACCGCGTACCTCGAAGATCAACCGGTGCGCCTGTACGTGCTCGGCATCATTTATGGCGTGCTGCTGGGGATGGTGGTCTACAACCTGTTCATCTACCTCAGCGTGCGCGACACCAGTTACCTCTATTACATCTTCTACATTGCCTCGTTTGGTCTCTATCAACTGTCGGTGAACGGTGCGGCGGTCGAGTACTTCTGGCCGGACAACCCGTGGTGGGCCAACGCCGCGACGCCATTCTTCATTGGCTGCGCCGGCCTGTTCGGCAGCCAGTTTGCCCGCAGCTTCCTGCAGACTAAAACCCACAGTCGCTGGCTCGACCGCTTGCTGATCGGCCTGATCGGGTTCGGTGCATTGGTGGTCGGCTTGTCGCTGATGACCAGTTACGCCCTGGCCCTGCGCCTGGCAACGACGCTGGCGCTGACCTTCACCGTAGTGATTTTCGCCGCCGGGATTCTGGCCTGGTGGCGCGGCTTGCGGGTGGCGCGCTATTTCATCATCGCCTGGTCGGCGTTCCTGCTCGGCGGCATCGTCAACACGCTGATGGTGCTGGGCCTGCTGCCGAACGTGTTCCTGACCATGTACGCCAGCCAGATCGGCTCGGCGATAGAAGTTGCATTGTTGTCGCTGGCGTTGGCCGACCGAATCAACGCGATGCGTGAGCAACAGGCGCAAACCCTGTTCGATTCCGGGCAGAAACTCGAAGTGCTCAACGAGCAACTGTCGCATAGCAACAAGCTCAAGGATGAATTCCTCGCGACCCTGACCCACGAACTGCGCACGCCGATGAACGGGGTGATTGGTTCGCTGGAGCTGATGCAGACCGTCGATCTGGATCCCGAACTTGAGCAATATCAGCAGACCGCTGCCGGTTCGGCGCGAGACATGATGCGCATGGTCAACGGCATTCTTACCCTCACCGAACTGCAGGCTGGCAAACTGAAAGCGACGCCGGGCAGTTTCAGCCTGCGCGGCGTGATCGAAGCCTTGCGCATGCAGTTCCATGGCAACGCCGCCAGCAAGTCGCTGGACTTCAAGGTCGATGTGCTGCCAACCCTGCCGGATCGCCTGCACGGCGACAGCGCGAAACTGGCGCAATGTCTGGAATGCCTGCTGGATAACGCGATCAAGTTCACCCGCGTCGGTGGGCTGGCGCTGCGGGTCACCGGCAAACCTTCGACGGGCAATCGTCTGGCGCTGTCGTTTGCGGTGATCGACACCGGTATCGGCTTTACTGATCTGGGCGAGGCGACGATGTACCAGCGCTTCTTCCAGCTCGACGGTTCGATGACCCGTGAGTACGGCGGGCTGGGTGTCGGCCTGGCGATCTGCCGGCAGTTGGTCGAACTGCTCGGCGGCAAGCTTACCCATCGCTCCGAGCCGGGAAGTGGCAGCCGCTTCCAGTTGGATGTGGAGTTCGAACTGCCGGTGGTCGAGCCTGTACTGAAAGCCGCGCATGGCCACGACTGCGTCCGTGCCCCGCAGGACTGCACGGTGCTGTTGGTCGATGACAACAGCGTCAATCAATTGGTGATGCGCGGCATGCTGCTCAAGCTCGGCTTCCGCGTGCGCACCGCCGATAACGGCGCGGCGGCGCTCGATTGCCTGCAACGCGAAACCGTTGATGCGGTGCTGATCGATTGCCAGTTGCCCGCTCACGATGGCGCGTCGTTGTGCTGCCAGATTCACGCCTTGCCGGGTTATGCCCATTTGCCGGTGTTCATGCTGGCGCCGATTGCCGACAGGGAGCTCTGTGCGACCGGTGCACCGGTTGATTACCTGAGCAAGCCGGTGAAATTCGAAGATTTGCAGTCAGCCCTGGAGCGGCGGGTATTGTGCTGTTGACAGGGTAAAAGCGCCGCAAATTCGGCGTGTATGACACTTTGTTCAGTGTTTGGGCGGTGCTTAACTGACCTTCTCGCTGAAAAAGGAACCCGTCATGAACCTGCATCAGTTCGCCGAAACCCATGAAGTCAGCAACCAGCCGCCGTCGCTGGACGGCGCCAACCTTTATCGCATCGACCTGCCGTTGCAGGAGTGGTCGCGCCGGTTGGGTGCCGGTTGGGCCGAGTCGCGGATCGATGCCTACGGTGCGCTGGCCGGCGGGCCGCTGATGGAGGCCGGGTTCCTCGCCAATCAGAACAAACCGGTGTTTGCCAGCCATGACCGCTACGGTCATCGCATCGATCTGGTGGAATTTCATCCCGCTTACCACGAACTCATGCGCACCGCGATAGAGCATGGTCTGACCTCGCTGCCGTGGGCGCATCCGCAGGACGGCGCGCATGTCGCCCGTGCTGCCATGACCTACCTGCACAGCCAGGCCGAGGCCGGCAGCGGTTGCCCGTTGACCATGACCTTCGCCAGCGTCCCGGCCCTGCGTTTGCAACCGGATCTGGCCGAGCAGTGGCTGCCGAAAATCCTCGCCACTGAATACGACCCGCGCAATGTCGGCATGGCGCACAAGGCCGGCGTGACCATTGGCATGGCGATGACCGAAAAACAGGGCGGCACCGACGTACGCGCCAACACCACCAAAGCCTATCCGGTCAGCGCCAGCGGTCCCGGCCAGGCTTATGAACTGGTCGGCCACAAGTGGTTCTGTTCGGCGCCGATGTGCGATGCGTTCCTGACCCTGGCGCAGACCGACAAGGGCCTGACCTGTTTCCTGCTACCGCG from Pseudomonas baetica includes the following:
- the hemL gene encoding glutamate-1-semialdehyde 2,1-aminomutase, which codes for MSRSETLFANAQKHIPGGVNSPVRAFKSVGGTPLFFKHAEGAYVTDEDDKRYVDYVGSWGPMILGHSHPDVLDAVRNQLQHGLSYGAPTAMETEMADLVCSLVPSMDMVRMVSSGTEATMSAIRLARGYTGRDSIIKFEGCYHGHSDSLLVKAGSGALTQGVPSSAGVPAAFAKHTLTLPFNDIDAVEKMLGEVGQDVACIIVEPVAGNMNCVPPAPGFLEGLRSLCDKHGVVLIFDEVMTGFRVALGGAQAYYGVNPDLTTFGKIIGGGMPVGCFGGKREIMERIAPLGPVYQAGTLSGNPLAMAAGLTTLRLISRPGFHDELTDYTTRLLDGLQQRADAAGIPFVTTQAGGMFGLYFSGADDIVTFEDVMASDAALFGRFFHLMLEGGVYLAPSAFEAGFTSIAHGEAELKLTLDAAERAFAALK
- the thiE gene encoding thiamine phosphate synthase, producing the protein MKLRGLYAITDSQLLAGKFLSYVEAALEGGVTLLQYRDKSSDEARRLREAEALRDLCERYKTQLIINDDAELAARLNVGVHLGQTDGPLSPTRALLGSKAIIGSTCHAQIDLAEQAAKEGASYVAFGRFFNSNTKPGAPTCGLDLLDEAKRKLHLPICAIGGITLDNAEPLVAHGVDLLAVVHGLFGAQSTAEVTRRARAFNELLKV
- a CDS encoding hydroxymethylpyrimidine/phosphomethylpyrimidine kinase, whose translation is MNIYSSRPVVLCLSGHDPSGGAGLQADIEALLAQGCHAAPAVTALTVQDTVNVTDFRVLDREWVLAQANAVLNDSEVAAVKLGMLGSLEMVDTVVELLTAHPHLPVVCDPVLRAGGGGGRLGKDEVGYAMRERLLPLSIIATPNLPEARILAELPEGTADECAEKLLPFVKNLLITGGHGDETEIHNRLYSRDGLRETFYCQRLPGSYHGSGCTLASALAGRLAQGENLASAVRSALDYTWRTLRDAEQLGKGQFVPRRLPLDFCS
- a CDS encoding hybrid sensor histidine kinase/response regulator produces the protein MRYLLMLLFCLPLLASAVEFDEFTQSLPLGRSLQVFEDPSGQASIAEVRAQATAGNFKAHDKATLNAGYSRSAFWLKIDLHYHPSNPAARRSWLLELAYPPLDRLDLYMADDSGEYRLIRQTGDALPFASREIRQNNYLFDLAFEPDQQRTIYLRLASEGSIQAPVTLWSSTAYLEDQPVRLYVLGIIYGVLLGMVVYNLFIYLSVRDTSYLYYIFYIASFGLYQLSVNGAAVEYFWPDNPWWANAATPFFIGCAGLFGSQFARSFLQTKTHSRWLDRLLIGLIGFGALVVGLSLMTSYALALRLATTLALTFTVVIFAAGILAWWRGLRVARYFIIAWSAFLLGGIVNTLMVLGLLPNVFLTMYASQIGSAIEVALLSLALADRINAMREQQAQTLFDSGQKLEVLNEQLSHSNKLKDEFLATLTHELRTPMNGVIGSLELMQTVDLDPELEQYQQTAAGSARDMMRMVNGILTLTELQAGKLKATPGSFSLRGVIEALRMQFHGNAASKSLDFKVDVLPTLPDRLHGDSAKLAQCLECLLDNAIKFTRVGGLALRVTGKPSTGNRLALSFAVIDTGIGFTDLGEATMYQRFFQLDGSMTREYGGLGVGLAICRQLVELLGGKLTHRSEPGSGSRFQLDVEFELPVVEPVLKAAHGHDCVRAPQDCTVLLVDDNSVNQLVMRGMLLKLGFRVRTADNGAAALDCLQRETVDAVLIDCQLPAHDGASLCCQIHALPGYAHLPVFMLAPIADRELCATGAPVDYLSKPVKFEDLQSALERRVLCC